Part of the Parus major isolate Abel linkage group LGE22, Parus_major1.1, whole genome shotgun sequence genome, acccaaccagacaaaaaacctaatcagacaaaaaaaccccaaccagacaaaaaaccccaaccagatcaaaaaacccaaccagatCAAAAACCCCaatcagacaaaaaaaccccaaccagagaaaaaaccccaaccagatcaaaaaaaacccaaccagatcaaaaaacctcaaccagacaaaaaacccaaccagacaaaaaacccaacaagacaaaaaacctaatcagacaaaaaaaccccaaccagacaaaaaaccccaaccagacaaaaacccccaaccagatcaaaaaccccaaccagacaaaaaaccccaaccagaCCAAAAAACTCCAATCggaccaaaaaaccccaccaaagaCAAATTCGTTGTAGGGATGAAGGACACCATGAGGTGATGCCAGCAGGAAGTTAATGCCCTGCTGGTTCCTGCTGAGGAGAACCAAATCCTGGGATTGCTGAGCAGGCAGGACTGGGAACGGTGTGGGAGGCACACTAAAAGTGGATGAAATGAGAGTTTCAAGAGGGAATTTCCTGGCCCTCAGCAGACTGTCTGGGAAGCCTTTCCTTGCTCACAGCTGTTTCATGCAGGGATTTGTGCTTTCCAGGCTTGGAAGGAGGAGTGTGGAGCCCCATGATGAGCTCTGGCTCTGAAATAGTCCCAAAACTCCTCCAAAATGccctgctgggggctggggaggagcacaTGGAACCTGCAGCCCGCTCTGGAattgctctttttccttctggtgtGGAGTAACTTTCTTGCTGCTGCATCCtggcttttctgctgctgcatcctgGCTTTCTGCTGATATATCCTGGCTTTCTGCTTATATACCCTGgtttttctgctcctgttgGGAACACCTGGCATGACCCCACTCCAGGCACCTGGGTGGGGGGAACTTGCTGCCCCCCTTTGTCCCTTGCATGTGTCCTGGTCTATTTTCCACgctgatcccatcccagccagctctgaTGGATACTGAGCACTGTACCTCTCAGGGAGCTGGAGTTCCTCGGGAGGCTGAGGAAAGCAGGGTCTGGGGTGGGATATGGAGGGCTGCCCTCCACCCAAAGTCCTCACCCAGCTCCGTATCCAAACGCTTTGGAGTGGTCATTCCTATGATTTCACTGTAAATAGGATTTTGTATCTTCTCTGACTATTGCTAATAAATGATTGCAAAACTGTTTCTGTGCCTGTTCCAGCTCTGGTTGTGCAGGTGCTGCTTCATCccttaaaatataaagaagatCCTGGCATGGTCCAAAGGTTTAACGGAGCCCAGGTCACCTCTTCTCTGGTTATGAGTGAGGAAAACATCCCCCACAGAGCAATGAAAAGCCAAAGGGCTCCTGGAATGAGGAATTTGCTCCCCTTCCCACTTGGTTTATGTGACCACAGGATTCAAAAATCAGTGAATTGAAAAATCAGGGACAAGTTGTGAGGGGGCTCCAGCTCCAAGGagattttctgcagtgctggagagtAGATGGAGCTTTCACAAGAgtaaatggaggaaaaaaattcctccagGGACAATTGAACCACTCGAAATGAGAACCCTGCACTAGGAGAGGTAAACTCCCTTCTCACTCCATCAGCTCTGAAGGGATGATTGTCCAGGACAGAAATCCCAATGCAGCAGGTCTGTGCTTTTGTGAAGGAGTCAAACCCGAAATGTGGAGATTTGGTTGCTGGGAAGTGATGCTgaacagcctgtgccagaggacagggatggatgggatattgggaaggaattcctggctgtgagggtgggcaggccctggaatggatttcccagagcagctgtggctgcccctggatccctggaattgtccaaggccaggctggacagggtcccagagcagctggggctgcccctggatccctggaattgtccaaggccaggctggacagggtttggagcagcctggaacagtgggaggtgtccctgcccatgtcatGGAACGGATTTTAAGGTCCttttccacccaaaccatttcgtgattccatgaaaacaaagaagGGCCGATCCAGGGAGCAGGCGGCTTTCACCTGCATTCGTGAGCTCCAGGCGCCCTCTGCTCTTCACGCTGGGGTtgaaagcagcaacaaaagaaaTCCTGTGCCAGCCTGACCctaaagctgtgccagggccctgAACCTCCCTCTGCTCTTAAACCCGCCTTCAACAGGGaactttcatttccttctgctttaaaacctctccctgctgcagcctgtggggtCCTGGGCATCCCAGTGCAATCAGGtatttatatgtaatttaaaCAACACTTATTTGTTATGCATGTGTATAACATTTGtatggtatttattttataacatcggtttttattatttaaatatactttCAATAACGTTGATATAAGTAGCATTTATATGCTAGTTATTTGaacaaaatgaatgttttatatgataaaatatgatttttatgtTAAGTAACAGGTACATGTTATTTAAACAGCCGAACGCCGCCAAGGCCTGAGACCCCGCTGGGGCGGCGGCGTCGCCATGGCAACGGGGGGGGGAAGCGTTCAAAGGGGACACGAGTGGTCGGCgctgtccctctgcagcctggcagggccCAGACAGGCTTCTTTACACCAAATATCTCAAATCTCTTCTTTTCACCCCAAAGGGGCTGTGGCTGCGCTGGTGGCGCTGTCCCTTGTCGCTATCCCTGCCCCGCGTGGCCCTCCTCGGAATATTTCTGCCTCGGAACGTTTCTCTTCGCTTGCGGTTTCCGCCCGGCGCGGGGGAACAGCGGGAAAATGGCGGCGCCCATGAGGCGGGGGAGCCGCGGCCCCGAGCCCGGCGCGGCTCCCTACGGGAACTTCCCAAATTATTCCCGGTTCCACCCGCCCGAGGGGCGCGTCAGCCTCCTGCCCCAAGGGCTCCTGTGCAGCCTCTTCCCCGCGGCCACCCGCCCGCTTCTCGGGCTCGATGTGGGCTGCAATTCTGGGGTGAGGGGGCGGCTCGCGGGCGGGTTTGGGGCGCCTGGGGGGAAAAGGGGTGGGGGAAACTGGGAAGGCACCGGTTTGGGGtactggggacactggggcaGACTGGGAAGCCGTGGTGTGGGGTAGTGGGGAATACTGGGAGGCACTGGTGAAGGACACTGGACACACCGGGGCAGATCGGCTGTCCCCTGGTACTGGGGACACTGCGACAgactggggggcactggggaaCAATCCAGCCCTTGGAAAAGGCTCGGGATGAAACGCTGGTCTGGGAACTCTGGTGGGGAACGAAGGAGGGTGGTGGGAGAaactgggaatactgggaaaGGCAGGGGTCTGGGGGGATGGAGGAGCCGAGGGAGGCAGATGGGAACggtggggagcactgggagagctggggaggactggggcaggcagggctgagggtgttggagggagggctgggaacGATGGGACGGTCGCTCCCCTGGCACGCTGGGAGGAGAGACAGGAATACTGGGAAGAAACACGGTCCTGGATCTGTTAAATCCCCCCGGGAGTGTGCACCCCCCTCTGTCCTAGACAGCCCTTTCCTCTCCATGGAGAATTTTCCCTAAAATCGAACCTAAACTTCTGAGGTTTTGAGAGGAATTGGTTCCTCTCATTCTGTTCCTGGAAGCAGATCCCAATGTCTCCCAGCTCCACCTTCTGTCCAGGTCGGAGAGCGAGGAGGTCCCACATGAGACTCCCGGCTCTCTcagggattttccagctctgactgctgctccactcctttcccagctccattcccagtTCCAGACACATTCCAGTCCCTCAGAGGCCTGCCCTGGAtccagctgtggcctcaccTGGCCCAGCACAGGTGAATTACTGATCTCACCTGAAACCCACCCTGACTGGGACAGTCCCCCAGGGTTTGGAATTCCCCCTGAAGCATCACCTAAAGGACAATTCCAGATCCCATTCCAGGTGAGCCTGTGGAGCAGGTCAGTGGCAGGCAGCTGTCACCACCAGAGGAcattcccagcctgtcctgtgcctgcggctccaggagctccatggaATCTCCTTTAATTAAGGATTCATTCACTTTCCATCAGCATCCACTGTGGATAGAGATTCCAGGAACAATGGGGACCTGGAATTCCGGGGTCTTGGAGCcacctggtctggtggaaggtgtcccatggcaggggtgggatgagcTGAGCTCTTCCAGCCCAgaacattccatgattccctggTTTTTGGAGCAGGCCCTTGGTGTTGGGGATCCAGGCTCCACTCCAGGTGCTCAGGGCTCCCAGGACAGGTCTTCTTCTGATCTTGGTCAGATTTTCCTTTGGACACCCATGGAGAAGAAGCTCTGGGGAGGTCTCCCTGAATCCCTGCTTTCTTCCCACAGGAGCTGAGTGTGGCTCTGTACCAGcacctcctggggctccaggaCAGCGATTCCAGCCCGGAGCCAGCGGGagccaggaaggagctgaagctgctgtgctgtgacatcGATCCTGAGCTGATCCAGAaggcccagcagagcagccccttccctgcctccatcTCCTTTGCCAGCCTGGACTTCATGGATTCGGGGGCCAGGGAGCCGTTCCTGAGCTCCTACCTGGAGCGCTTCGGCCGCTCCTCCTTTGACATCGGCTTCTGCATGTCTGTGACCATGTGGATCCACCTGAACCACGGGGACAGGGGCCTGCTGGAGTTCCTGGCCCTCCTGGCCTCCCTGTGCACGTTCCTGCTGGTGGAGCCGCAGCCCTGGAGGTGTTACCGGGCGGCCGCGCGCCGGCTCCGGAGGCTGGGCCGGGACGACTTCGAGCACTTCCGATCCCTGCAGATCAACGGGAACATGGCCGAGAGCATCACCCGCATCCTGACCCAGGAATGTGCCATGGAGCTCGTCTGCTGCTTCGGGAGcaccagctgggacaggagcctCCTGCTCTTCAAATCCACCAGTGCCCATCCTGAGGGCTC contains:
- the BCDIN3D gene encoding RNA 5'-monophosphate methyltransferase isoform X1, which translates into the protein MAAPMRRGSRGPEPGAAPYGNFPNYSRFHPPEGRVSLLPQGLLCSLFPAATRPLLGLDVGCNSGELSVALYQHLLGLQDSDSSPEPAGARKELKLLCCDIDPELIQKAQQSSPFPASISFASLDFMDSGAREPFLSSYLERFGRSSFDIGFCMSVTMWIHLNHGDRGLLEFLALLASLCTFLLVEPQPWRCYRAAARRLRRLGRDDFEHFRSLQINGNMAESITRILTQECAMELVCCFGSTSWDRSLLLFKSTSAHPEGSD
- the BCDIN3D gene encoding RNA 5'-monophosphate methyltransferase isoform X2 → MWAAILGSIPSSRHIPVPQRPALDPAVASPGPAQELSVALYQHLLGLQDSDSSPEPAGARKELKLLCCDIDPELIQKAQQSSPFPASISFASLDFMDSGAREPFLSSYLERFGRSSFDIGFCMSVTMWIHLNHGDRGLLEFLALLASLCTFLLVEPQPWRCYRAAARRLRRLGRDDFEHFRSLQINGNMAESITRILTQECAMELVCCFGSTSWDRSLLLFKSTSAHPEGSD